In Dolichospermum flos-aquae CCAP 1403/13F, the following proteins share a genomic window:
- the ssuD gene encoding FMNH2-dependent alkanesulfonate monooxygenase, producing the protein MQVLWFIPTHGDGRYLGTAIGGRSVNFDYWRQIAQAVDQLGFTGALLPTGRSCEDAWILASTLVTHTKKMRFLVAIRPGLMSPGVAARMAATFDRISGGRLLINVVTGGDPVELAGDGLHLGHDERYQLTDEFLTVWREIAGGEISNFEGDYLNIKEGKILFPNIQKPHPPLWFGGSSPIAQVIAAKHVDVYLTWGEPPQQVAEKIAAVRRLAQAQGRTLSFGIRLHVIVRETESQAWDAANDLIRYVDEDAIAKTQQAYSRMDSVGQQRMKELHNGSREALEISPNLWAGIGLVRGGAGTALVGDPDTVARRMQEYIDVGIDTFIFSGYPHLEEAYRVAELLFPRLPLDNLPTVEPQLLSPFGEIVANREFPQQLQEQLRETTVATVD; encoded by the coding sequence ATGCAAGTTCTTTGGTTTATTCCCACACATGGTGATGGACGCTATCTAGGAACTGCTATAGGTGGTCGTTCAGTTAATTTTGATTATTGGCGACAAATTGCCCAAGCGGTTGATCAATTAGGGTTTACAGGGGCTTTATTACCTACCGGTCGTTCTTGTGAAGATGCCTGGATTTTGGCTTCAACTTTGGTAACGCACACTAAAAAAATGCGGTTTTTAGTAGCAATCCGTCCGGGGTTGATGTCACCAGGAGTAGCGGCGAGAATGGCAGCAACTTTTGATAGAATTTCTGGCGGACGACTATTAATTAATGTCGTGACTGGTGGTGATCCTGTTGAATTAGCTGGTGATGGTTTGCATCTTGGTCATGATGAGCGCTATCAATTAACTGATGAATTTTTAACAGTTTGGCGAGAAATTGCTGGCGGTGAAATTTCTAATTTTGAAGGTGACTATCTCAATATTAAAGAAGGAAAAATCCTATTTCCTAATATCCAAAAACCTCATCCACCTTTGTGGTTTGGTGGTTCTTCTCCGATTGCTCAAGTAATTGCTGCCAAGCACGTTGATGTTTATTTAACTTGGGGTGAACCACCTCAACAAGTGGCAGAAAAAATTGCTGCTGTGAGACGTTTAGCTCAAGCACAAGGGAGAACGTTAAGCTTTGGTATTCGTCTTCATGTCATAGTCAGAGAAACTGAAAGTCAAGCTTGGGATGCTGCTAATGATTTGATTCGTTATGTAGATGAAGATGCGATCGCTAAAACCCAACAAGCCTATTCTCGCATGGATTCTGTTGGACAACAGCGGATGAAGGAATTACATAATGGTAGTCGGGAAGCATTAGAAATTAGCCCTAATTTGTGGGCAGGAATTGGTTTGGTTCGGGGTGGTGCGGGAACTGCATTAGTAGGTGATCCCGATACTGTTGCTAGAAGAATGCAGGAATATATAGACGTAGGAATTGATACTTTTATCTTTTCTGGTTATCCCCATTTAGAGGAAGCTTATCGGGTAGCAGAATTGCTTTTTCCTCGTTTACCTTTGGATAATTTACCAACAGTAGAACCACAATTATTAAGTCCTTTTGGTGAAATTGTTGCTAACCGGGAATTTCCTCAACAGCTTCAAGAACAACTTAGAGAAACAACAGTAGCAACTGTAGATTAG
- a CDS encoding NADPH-dependent oxidoreductase yields the protein MTNQTELLNHRYGHSNFNPDIPWSDTLATLLSHRSIRAYLPDALPPGTLEVLIAAAQSASTSSNLQTWSVVAVEDANRKEELSKLTNNQAHIRQSPLFLVWLADLARLTHIAENRGLPHEGLDYLEMFLMAAIDAALAAQNAVVAAESIGLGTVYIGALRNKPEEVAQILNLPPHVVAVFGLCVGYADPIVNVAIKPRLSQSVVLHRETYQLAQQEQGISEYNQIMANFYNSQHMNIPGDWSEHSSKRVASTESLSGRHRLKEILNNLGFKLQ from the coding sequence ATGACTAACCAAACTGAGTTACTGAATCATCGTTATGGTCATAGTAACTTCAATCCAGATATTCCCTGGAGTGACACCTTAGCAACTCTGTTATCCCATCGTTCAATTCGTGCTTATTTACCTGATGCCTTACCCCCAGGAACTTTAGAAGTTTTAATTGCTGCTGCTCAATCTGCTTCTACTTCTTCCAATCTCCAAACCTGGAGTGTAGTAGCAGTGGAAGATGCAAATCGCAAAGAAGAATTATCAAAACTAACTAATAATCAAGCACATATTCGCCAATCTCCTTTATTTTTAGTGTGGTTAGCCGATTTAGCCAGACTCACTCACATTGCCGAAAATCGCGGACTACCTCATGAAGGTTTAGATTATTTGGAAATGTTTTTGATGGCGGCCATAGATGCCGCATTAGCAGCACAAAATGCGGTAGTGGCAGCAGAATCTATCGGGTTGGGAACTGTGTATATCGGTGCATTACGAAATAAACCAGAAGAGGTAGCGCAGATATTGAATTTACCTCCTCATGTAGTTGCTGTTTTTGGTTTGTGTGTTGGTTATGCTGATCCCATTGTGAATGTGGCAATTAAACCACGTTTATCTCAATCAGTGGTGTTACATCGAGAAACATATCAACTTGCCCAACAAGAACAAGGAATATCAGAATATAACCAAATCATGGCAAATTTTTACAATTCACAACACATGAATATTCCTGGTGATTGGTCAGAACATTCTAGCAAAAGGGTAGCATCGACTGAATCTTTATCTGGTCGGCATAGATTAAAGGAAATTTTGAATAATTTGGGTTTTAAATTACAATAA
- a CDS encoding ATP-binding cassette domain-containing protein has protein sequence MTNKVKGMQLNLEGLRKSFGNKTVLEGIDLEIQPGEFVAIVGRSGCGKSTMLRLVAGLDAPSGGDVLLNGKYSDKPINPAIRMMFQDARLLPWQRVLANVELGLIGTNSKVYAKQTALQVLREVGLEDRAHEWPFVLSGGQRQRVALARALASKPSLLLLDEPLGALDALTRIEMQQLLERLWQEQGFTSLLITHDVEEAVVLADRVILIENGQISLNVKIDLPRPRARGDAKFAKLVERILDRVMGKQESLQTGSSSSSSYYLLNSVSA, from the coding sequence ATGACTAATAAAGTAAAAGGAATGCAATTAAATCTTGAAGGACTGAGAAAGTCTTTTGGAAATAAAACTGTTTTAGAAGGAATTGATTTAGAAATTCAGCCTGGGGAATTTGTGGCTATTGTTGGTCGCAGTGGCTGCGGTAAAAGTACAATGTTGCGTCTAGTTGCTGGGTTAGATGCTCCCAGTGGCGGCGATGTTTTGTTAAATGGCAAATATTCTGATAAACCCATTAATCCCGCTATCCGCATGATGTTTCAAGACGCTCGTTTGTTACCTTGGCAACGAGTATTGGCAAATGTAGAGTTAGGTTTAATCGGTACTAATTCCAAAGTTTATGCTAAACAAACGGCTTTACAAGTGCTGCGTGAAGTAGGATTAGAAGACCGCGCCCATGAATGGCCTTTCGTCCTTTCTGGTGGACAACGACAACGGGTAGCTTTAGCAAGAGCCTTAGCCAGTAAACCTTCTCTATTACTACTAGATGAACCTTTGGGAGCATTAGATGCTTTAACTAGAATTGAAATGCAGCAATTATTAGAACGTTTGTGGCAGGAACAAGGATTTACATCACTATTAATTACCCATGATGTGGAAGAAGCTGTGGTATTAGCAGACAGAGTAATTTTGATTGAAAATGGTCAAATTAGTCTGAATGTGAAAATTGATCTGCCCCGTCCACGGGCTAGAGGAGATGCAAAGTTTGCGAAGCTCGTAGAGAGAATTTTAGATAGAGTTATGGGTAAACAAGAATCACTACAAACTGGATCTTCATCATCGTCTTCTTATTATTTATTGAATTCTGTATCTGCTTAA
- a CDS encoding TauD/TfdA dioxygenase family protein, whose product MPTLTLTNFQITPLDAPLGAVITELDASKKVLPEVILELKQALRDYHILIFKNQHLNDEEFLNFSFNFGSLFVPPDDVPVLASQPGVTPVIIPVSNVDGGYTGTGELAFHSDHKWTPYPSSGSLLYALEVPSEGGDTSWLNLNLAYETLDKSTKQRIADLRLITYNPFLNKPGEPRQKYRENKNIPLISPVFPHPLVRTHPESGKKILYLDYTTEVEVVGLEPQEGKELIEQLRNHLHQPKFYYQHQWSVGDIVYWDNQSTLHYRQAFDPNQRRVMKRISLAGSRPF is encoded by the coding sequence ATGCCAACACTTACTTTAACTAATTTCCAAATTACTCCTCTTGATGCTCCATTAGGAGCAGTTATTACTGAACTAGATGCTAGTAAAAAAGTTCTACCTGAAGTTATTTTAGAATTAAAACAAGCACTTAGAGATTATCATATTCTCATTTTCAAAAATCAACATCTTAATGATGAGGAATTTTTGAACTTTAGCTTTAATTTTGGTTCATTATTTGTCCCACCAGATGATGTTCCAGTTCTCGCTTCTCAGCCAGGAGTAACACCAGTTATAATTCCCGTTTCTAATGTTGATGGTGGTTACACAGGTACAGGTGAATTAGCGTTTCATTCTGATCATAAATGGACACCCTATCCTTCTAGTGGTTCTCTACTTTATGCTTTAGAAGTACCATCTGAAGGTGGAGATACTTCTTGGTTAAATCTCAATTTGGCTTATGAAACTTTGGATAAATCAACCAAACAACGAATTGCAGATTTACGGTTGATTACTTATAATCCATTTTTAAATAAGCCAGGAGAACCTCGCCAAAAATATCGTGAAAATAAGAATATTCCTCTCATTAGTCCCGTCTTTCCCCACCCGTTGGTGAGAACACATCCAGAGAGTGGTAAGAAGATTTTGTATTTAGATTACACCACAGAAGTTGAAGTTGTTGGTTTAGAACCCCAAGAAGGTAAAGAATTAATTGAACAGTTGAGAAATCATCTTCATCAGCCTAAATTTTATTATCAACATCAATGGTCTGTTGGCGATATTGTCTACTGGGATAATCAATCTACATTACATTATCGTCAAGCTTTTGATCCCAATCAACGTCGGGTTATGAAACGGATTAGTTTAGCGGGTAGTCGCCCATTTTAG
- a CDS encoding DUF1634 domain-containing protein, producing MYKLNSGFRWTCTTEIERKVGNFTFELEERDCDIQQLEEQRLKNHDHENLSNQKLTKSANEKQLEYLLSNLLMYGVLIASSMVLFGGILYLIHHGSEPAEYQIFIGTPSEFHSPIGVVNAVFAGSRRGIIQLGLLILIAIPILRVIISFCTFLLQRNFVYVVITSLVLASLTYSLVGAYY from the coding sequence ATGTATAAATTAAATTCTGGTTTTCGGTGGACTTGCACAACAGAGATAGAAAGAAAAGTTGGAAATTTCACTTTTGAATTAGAAGAGCGAGATTGTGATATTCAACAGCTAGAAGAACAGCGTCTTAAAAATCATGATCATGAAAATTTAAGTAATCAAAAACTTACAAAATCAGCAAATGAAAAACAATTAGAATATCTACTCAGTAACCTGCTAATGTATGGAGTTTTAATCGCTAGTTCTATGGTATTATTTGGGGGTATACTATATTTAATTCATCATGGCTCTGAGCCAGCGGAATATCAAATATTTATAGGCACACCATCTGAGTTTCACTCCCCCATAGGTGTAGTAAATGCTGTTTTCGCAGGTAGCCGCCGGGGAATCATTCAATTAGGGCTGTTAATACTCATTGCTATCCCCATTTTGCGCGTAATCATTTCTTTCTGCACTTTTCTTTTACAGCGAAATTTTGTCTATGTCGTCATTACATCATTAGTGCTTGCTAGTCTAACTTATAGCCTGGTTGGCGCATATTACTAA
- a CDS encoding DUF7219 family protein, with amino-acid sequence MNQYSDLLSELSDFLYPRSPYYGDLNSERLEFNAQLQDFSQRVNYISGLQTGGKLSSEEAYKQIRILWKQLKMSKKKILSC; translated from the coding sequence ATGAATCAATACTCTGATTTGCTATCGGAACTATCTGATTTTCTTTATCCTCGTAGTCCTTATTATGGAGATTTGAATTCAGAACGTTTAGAATTTAATGCCCAACTTCAAGATTTTTCACAACGAGTGAACTATATTTCTGGTCTACAAACTGGTGGTAAACTTTCCTCAGAAGAGGCTTATAAACAAATACGTATTCTCTGGAAACAGTTAAAAATGTCCAAGAAAAAAATATTAAGTTGCTAA
- a CDS encoding aliphatic sulfonate ABC transporter substrate-binding protein, whose protein sequence is MLNWESKLKSWKNKQITRHSVLSTFTSSLVLSAALFTWNTPHNSAQQQAISSTGSATNTNSKLIASNNKKVVRIVRSKQLTALAVLEKKGILEKRLGALGYKVEWPEFAAGPQQLEALNANGLDIASTAESPPVFSQAAGVPLVYLAANSSDGRAVSLLVPPNSPVKRFKDLKGKKVAFQKASIGHYLTVRAAEKEGLKLADVTSVFLAPPDANAAFSQGKVDAWFIWEPFVTRNVKNKVGRVLLDGGNGLKDTNNFYSTNRKFYQENPQVIKIFLEELQKAQVWSKKNPKEIAQLLSSATQLDAPTLEKMHNKYDFALVPINEKVIKKQQEVADKWYSLGLIPKKVNVRDGFLTPQQYAAITPKEVLAKK, encoded by the coding sequence ATGCTGAATTGGGAAAGTAAATTGAAATCATGGAAAAACAAACAGATCACTCGTCATTCTGTTTTATCCACTTTTACCTCTAGTTTAGTCCTATCTGCTGCGTTATTCACTTGGAATACACCCCATAATAGCGCTCAACAGCAAGCAATTTCATCTACTGGCAGTGCAACTAACACAAATAGTAAGCTAATTGCTAGTAATAACAAAAAAGTAGTCCGAATAGTTCGTTCTAAACAACTTACAGCCCTCGCAGTTTTAGAAAAGAAAGGCATTTTAGAAAAACGATTAGGAGCTTTAGGCTATAAAGTTGAATGGCCTGAATTTGCTGCCGGACCACAACAGTTAGAAGCTTTGAATGCAAATGGACTTGATATTGCATCTACAGCCGAATCACCTCCAGTTTTCTCTCAAGCAGCCGGAGTTCCTCTCGTATATTTAGCAGCTAACTCCTCTGATGGTAGGGCAGTTTCACTGCTAGTTCCTCCCAATTCACCTGTTAAGCGGTTCAAGGATTTGAAAGGCAAAAAAGTTGCTTTCCAAAAAGCATCTATTGGACATTACCTCACAGTTAGAGCGGCGGAAAAAGAAGGTTTAAAACTCGCTGATGTAACTTCAGTTTTTTTAGCACCTCCAGATGCTAACGCTGCCTTTAGCCAAGGTAAGGTAGATGCTTGGTTTATTTGGGAGCCATTTGTCACCAGAAATGTGAAAAATAAAGTGGGTCGCGTTTTATTAGATGGTGGTAATGGTTTAAAAGATACTAACAATTTTTATTCCACCAATCGCAAATTCTATCAAGAAAATCCTCAAGTAATTAAAATCTTTTTGGAAGAATTACAAAAAGCACAGGTTTGGTCTAAAAAGAATCCCAAGGAAATTGCTCAGTTACTAAGTAGCGCGACTCAACTTGATGCACCAACGTTAGAAAAAATGCACAACAAATATGATTTTGCCTTAGTGCCAATTAACGAGAAAGTGATAAAAAAACAACAGGAAGTTGCAGACAAATGGTATAGTTTGGGGCTTATACCTAAGAAAGTAAATGTTAGAGATGGGTTTTTAACTCCTCAACAATATGCTGCAATTACTCCGAAGGAAGTGCTTGCTAAGAAATAG
- the ssuE gene encoding NADPH-dependent FMN reductase, producing the protein MAYILAIAGSPSHPSRTYGILEYATQILSEQGLETNIISVRDLPAEDLVYGRYNSPALEKPKALLEQASGVIIATPIYKAAYTGLLKSFLDLLPQKALTGKVLLPLATGGTIAHLLSIEYALKPVLGELGARHILSTVYAVDKQIQIQADGSLQLDEEIDQRLKEVLTEFIQAVNKSQPDVKELAYSN; encoded by the coding sequence ATGGCTTATATTTTAGCGATCGCGGGTAGTCCTTCTCATCCTTCTAGAACCTACGGAATTTTGGAATATGCAACTCAAATTCTTTCTGAACAAGGCCTAGAAACAAATATTATTTCTGTGCGAGATTTACCTGCTGAGGATTTAGTGTATGGACGTTACAATAGTCCAGCTTTAGAAAAACCAAAAGCATTATTAGAACAAGCAAGTGGTGTAATTATTGCCACCCCAATTTATAAAGCTGCTTACACAGGGTTACTCAAATCTTTTTTAGATTTATTACCTCAAAAAGCTTTGACTGGTAAGGTTTTATTACCTTTAGCTACTGGTGGTACAATCGCTCATTTATTATCAATAGAATATGCTTTAAAACCAGTTTTAGGTGAATTAGGTGCAAGGCATATTTTAAGTACAGTTTACGCAGTAGATAAGCAAATTCAAATTCAAGCTGATGGTAGTTTGCAATTGGATGAAGAAATTGATCAACGTCTCAAAGAAGTTTTAACCGAATTTATCCAAGCTGTTAATAAATCCCAACCTGATGTCAAGGAATTAGCATATAGTAACTAA
- a CDS encoding sulfite exporter TauE/SafE family protein: MSILAFSLLVWLGSFSAGLVGALTGLGGGVVIVPLLTSVFGVDIRYAVGASLVSVIATSLGSASTYIKKGYANLRLGMFLEVATTIGALIGALIATHVTVKILSLILAIVLIYSAYLSQRPRPEQTEIAPPDPLAEYLQLNGTYPTPDGVIPYQVHALPAGFSIMLVAGVLSGLLGIGSGAFKVLAMDQAMRLPFKVSTTTSNFMIGVTAAASAGVYLTQGYIDPGLSMPVMLGVLPGAFLGARILIGAKTQILRIIFSFVLVVMALKMVYNSLIGGL; encoded by the coding sequence TTGAGCATATTAGCATTTTCTTTACTGGTTTGGTTGGGATCATTTAGTGCCGGCTTAGTCGGAGCATTAACTGGGTTAGGTGGTGGAGTCGTCATAGTTCCGTTATTAACTTCCGTCTTTGGTGTTGATATTCGCTATGCCGTTGGAGCATCATTAGTATCAGTTATTGCGACATCATTAGGTTCAGCTTCTACATATATTAAAAAAGGCTACGCTAATCTGCGCTTGGGGATGTTTCTGGAGGTAGCCACCACCATTGGCGCTTTGATTGGCGCTCTCATTGCCACTCATGTAACCGTAAAAATACTTTCCTTGATTTTGGCAATTGTGCTAATTTATTCAGCATACTTGTCTCAACGCCCCAGACCAGAACAAACAGAAATTGCTCCACCAGATCCTTTAGCAGAATATCTCCAACTTAATGGTACTTACCCCACTCCTGATGGTGTAATCCCTTACCAAGTTCACGCTTTACCTGCTGGGTTCAGTATTATGTTAGTAGCAGGAGTGCTTTCTGGTTTGTTGGGAATTGGTTCGGGAGCATTCAAGGTATTGGCCATGGACCAAGCCATGCGTCTCCCTTTTAAAGTTTCTACGACCACCAGCAATTTTATGATTGGTGTCACAGCCGCAGCCTCAGCAGGTGTTTATTTAACACAGGGATATATAGATCCAGGTTTATCTATGCCGGTGATGTTGGGAGTATTACCAGGTGCTTTTTTAGGAGCGAGAATTTTAATTGGTGCTAAAACCCAAATTTTAAGAATTATCTTCAGCTTTGTATTGGTAGTAATGGCGTTAAAAATGGTCTATAACAGTCTAATAGGAGGGCTGTAA
- a CDS encoding sulfonate ABC transporter substrate-binding protein, whose product MNFKLPRRTVLQKFFQYSALALALVSAPIATSIVQAQNATNKTGIKTKVVRLAYQTSGDIVKIKGVVDKRLEPLGIKVEWSPFPAGPQLMEAMNANRVDIGSVGETPPIFAQAAGAQLAYIAGRKPSKGEGSAIVVQPDSPIKTVKDLKGKKVVFQKGSASHYLLLRALAEAGLKYSDIQAVSLTPAEARDAFIQKKIDAWVAWDPFVAFVQKNANARVLRNASRIATQGGFYMARRSFAVENPEVVRIVLEEVDKLGEWAESNPDEVVKILAPELKLDPALLAVVVRRRTFRLRPINSSLVAEQQRIADLFYKEGVIPKQIAIKESVLSSQQYVAITPQRISKK is encoded by the coding sequence ATGAACTTTAAGTTACCACGACGCACAGTTTTACAGAAATTCTTTCAATACTCAGCATTAGCCTTAGCTCTTGTTTCTGCTCCTATTGCGACTAGTATAGTACAAGCTCAAAATGCTACTAACAAAACAGGTATCAAGACAAAAGTAGTCCGACTTGCTTATCAAACATCTGGTGATATTGTGAAAATCAAAGGAGTGGTAGATAAGCGTCTTGAGCCTTTAGGTATCAAGGTAGAATGGTCTCCATTTCCCGCTGGTCCACAATTAATGGAAGCGATGAATGCGAATAGAGTTGATATTGGTTCTGTAGGAGAAACACCACCAATTTTTGCTCAAGCTGCTGGCGCTCAATTAGCTTATATTGCTGGACGTAAACCTAGTAAAGGTGAAGGTAGTGCTATTGTTGTTCAGCCAGATTCTCCTATTAAGACAGTTAAGGATCTGAAAGGTAAGAAAGTTGTTTTTCAAAAAGGATCAGCATCACATTATTTACTCCTGAGAGCATTAGCTGAAGCTGGTTTGAAATATAGCGATATCCAAGCAGTTAGTTTAACTCCAGCAGAAGCCCGTGATGCTTTTATTCAAAAGAAAATTGATGCTTGGGTTGCTTGGGACCCATTTGTTGCATTCGTCCAAAAAAATGCTAATGCTCGTGTTTTAAGAAATGCTTCTAGAATTGCCACTCAAGGCGGATTTTACATGGCTAGACGGAGTTTTGCTGTGGAAAATCCAGAAGTTGTGCGGATAGTTTTAGAGGAGGTAGATAAATTAGGAGAATGGGCTGAATCTAATCCTGATGAAGTTGTAAAAATTCTTGCACCTGAACTAAAACTTGATCCTGCACTTTTAGCTGTGGTAGTTCGTAGACGTACATTCCGTTTACGTCCAATCAACTCATCTCTTGTTGCTGAACAACAACGCATTGCCGATTTGTTTTATAAAGAAGGAGTTATTCCTAAACAAATTGCCATTAAAGAATCAGTTTTAAGTTCTCAACAATATGTGGCTATTACACCCCAAAGAATTAGTAAGAAATAA
- the ssuC gene encoding aliphatic sulfonate ABC transporter permease SsuC: MKVSSPLTDFSSKYGTKKNKFQFKFIKNRYFQSFIPWLVPITIIVVWQFLSSIGVIPTRILPAPLAVVTAAIKLTQSGELPRNIGISSLRAVSGFLLGGSIGFSLGLLNGISPIAEKLLDTSMQMLRNIPNLALIPLVILWFGIGDEARLFLVSLGVMFPIYLNTFHGIRSVDHGLIEMGKIYGLNTWGLFWRIILPGAMSSILVGVRFSLGIMWLTLIVAETIAADSGIGYMATNAREFMQTDVVVLSIVIYALFGKLADIIAKALENYWLQWNPSYLKG, encoded by the coding sequence ATGAAAGTTTCCTCTCCTCTTACTGATTTTTCCTCAAAGTATGGAACTAAAAAAAATAAGTTCCAGTTTAAGTTTATCAAAAATCGTTATTTCCAATCATTTATCCCTTGGCTTGTGCCAATTACAATAATTGTAGTGTGGCAGTTTTTGTCTTCTATTGGTGTTATTCCTACAAGAATATTACCTGCACCTTTAGCAGTTGTTACGGCTGCTATTAAATTAACTCAAAGCGGTGAACTTCCGAGAAATATTGGTATTAGCTCTCTAAGAGCAGTATCTGGATTTTTACTTGGAGGAAGTATTGGCTTTAGTTTAGGTTTACTTAATGGTATTTCTCCTATTGCAGAAAAGTTACTAGATACATCCATGCAAATGCTGCGGAATATTCCCAACTTAGCATTAATTCCATTGGTAATTTTATGGTTTGGAATTGGTGATGAGGCAAGATTATTCCTGGTATCTTTGGGTGTCATGTTTCCCATTTATTTAAACACTTTTCATGGGATTCGTAGTGTTGATCACGGATTGATTGAAATGGGTAAAATTTACGGTTTAAATACTTGGGGTTTATTCTGGCGAATTATTCTCCCAGGGGCAATGTCTTCAATTTTAGTGGGTGTACGGTTTTCTTTAGGGATTATGTGGTTAACACTGATTGTCGCAGAAACAATTGCTGCTGACTCCGGCATTGGCTATATGGCAACAAATGCTAGAGAATTTATGCAAACTGATGTTGTGGTTTTAAGTATTGTAATCTATGCCTTGTTCGGTAAACTGGCTGATATAATCGCTAAAGCTTTGGAAAATTACTGGTTGCAATGGAATCCCAGTTATTTAAAGGGTTAA